The Heliomicrobium gestii genome segment ATGCGTCGCAAGGTTTTTATCGCCGTTGTGGCCCTCCAGGTGCTCGTCCTGCTTCTCCTGGCGGGCAGCCGGGCGCTCATTGTTTCCGCCGGTCAAGAGATCCTCTTGAAAGCGTCGCCTGTCGATCCCCGTCATCCCTTCATGGGCGATTATGTTCAATTGCGCTACAACATTTCGGAAATCGACACGCGGGTTGTCCCCAACGATATCACGGAAGAGGACATTCGTCGCCACAACAAGGTCTTTGTCATCCTCGAAGAGCAACAGGGCCTGTACCAGGCGACGGGCATCTATCAAACCACTCCTGTCGCCAAACCGGGACAGGTCGTGCTCACCGGTCGTTTTCAGGGCCTTGGGTTTCCCTCTCCTCTCGATGACGGCTCAG includes the following:
- a CDS encoding GDYXXLXY domain-containing protein: MRRKVFIAVVALQVLVLLLLAGSRALIVSAGQEILLKASPVDPRHPFMGDYVQLRYNISEIDTRVVPNDITEEDIRRHNKVFVILEEQQGLYQATGIYQTTPVAKPGQVVLTGRFQGLGFPSPLDDGSGKVTAVERGVERTPYIARVDYGLERYYLSEGKGAAIELALREQKNVYAHIRVWRGDSVLTDLFQDQ